One region of Flavobacterium pisciphilum genomic DNA includes:
- a CDS encoding THC0290_0291 family protein: MLKSTIISLLISFIFSHNLEAQSRLAHEIGVIAGPISFKSDYGQRDDFSTNVGNTGFGIGLVHFLNFSYNSRRENYFNEHFKVRSEISFNQTNLEHFGATVDGNPNKLGVKQLKAMSGKSTLANVGFQLEYSPFMRIHAYENTIGGFSPYISAGVQFSYYNTKVSSTLGPLGNTASTFYKYLTPSDGHKYGFSSQRGTVLSVTYGAGVHYKLAPLHDLLFEVRFQYYNSDWIDGLNPNKDIYKENKSNDNQIWFNFGYVYYLDF; this comes from the coding sequence ATGTTAAAAAGCACAATAATATCATTATTAATTTCGTTTATTTTTTCACACAATTTAGAGGCCCAATCTAGACTGGCACATGAAATCGGCGTTATAGCCGGACCTATTTCATTCAAGTCTGATTATGGGCAAAGAGATGATTTTTCAACTAATGTTGGAAACACAGGATTCGGTATTGGTCTTGTCCATTTTTTAAACTTTTCATACAATTCTAGACGAGAAAATTATTTTAATGAACACTTTAAAGTTCGTTCTGAAATTTCATTCAACCAAACCAATTTAGAACATTTTGGAGCAACTGTAGATGGCAACCCTAACAAACTTGGTGTTAAACAACTCAAAGCTATGAGCGGAAAATCAACATTAGCGAATGTTGGTTTCCAATTAGAATATTCTCCATTCATGAGAATACATGCTTATGAAAATACTATTGGAGGATTTAGCCCTTATATAAGTGCAGGAGTTCAGTTTAGTTATTACAACACCAAAGTGAGTTCAACGTTGGGTCCCTTAGGAAATACCGCAAGTACTTTTTACAAATACCTAACCCCTTCAGATGGACATAAATATGGTTTTTCTAGCCAAAGAGGAACCGTTTTATCAGTTACCTATGGAGCTGGAGTACATTATAAATTAGCTCCTTTACATGATTTATTATTCGAGGTCAGATTTCAATATTACAACTCTGACTGGATTGATGGACTAAACCCAAACAAAGACATATATAAAGAGAACAAATCCAATGACAATCAAATCTGGTTTAATTTTGGATATGTATACTACCTAGATTTTTAA
- a CDS encoding SDR family NAD(P)-dependent oxidoreductase: protein MKKTALITGATSGIGKATAQILAKNNYKVILCGRRQDRLTELEKELSEYTEVHILAFDVRDKKAVLECIGSLPESFSDIDVLINNAGNAHGLDPIQTGDLEDWDAMIDINVKGLLYVSKAIIPQMTARKSGHIINIGSTAAKEVYPNGNVYCGTKHAVDAISQGMRIDLNPFGIKVGAIHPGMVETEFSEVRFKGDADRASNVYKGFTPLQAEDIADIIHFVVSRPYHVNIADLVVMSTAQASSTIVNKNI, encoded by the coding sequence ATGAAAAAAACAGCTTTAATAACTGGAGCAACAAGTGGTATAGGTAAAGCTACAGCACAAATATTAGCCAAAAACAATTATAAAGTTATTCTTTGCGGAAGAAGACAAGATCGATTGACAGAGCTGGAGAAAGAACTTTCAGAATATACTGAAGTGCATATTTTAGCATTTGATGTTCGTGATAAAAAAGCCGTTTTAGAGTGCATTGGTTCGTTGCCAGAGTCGTTTTCTGATATTGATGTTCTTATTAATAATGCAGGAAATGCACATGGATTGGATCCGATTCAAACTGGTGATTTAGAGGATTGGGATGCTATGATTGATATAAATGTGAAAGGACTTTTATATGTTTCTAAAGCGATTATACCACAAATGACTGCAAGAAAATCTGGGCATATTATCAATATTGGATCTACTGCTGCCAAAGAAGTATATCCTAACGGGAATGTGTATTGTGGTACAAAACACGCTGTTGATGCTATTAGTCAAGGAATGCGCATAGATTTGAATCCATTCGGAATAAAAGTAGGAGCAATTCACCCAGGGATGGTTGAAACGGAATTTAGTGAAGTGCGTTTTAAAGGAGATGCCGATAGAGCTTCTAATGTTTATAAAGGATTTACTCCACTACAAGCGGAAGATATTGCTGATATTATTCATTTTGTGGTTTCAAGACCGTATCATGTGAATATTGCCGATTTGGTTGTTATGAGTACGGCTCAAGCTTCATCGACAATCGTTAATAAAAATATTTAA
- a CDS encoding PQQ-binding-like beta-propeller repeat protein, with protein sequence MRKITFSILLLLLVSVSAFSQRKYDEIIKTENSVQDMVQNEITGIVVFKEGGTVKGLDPETKQIVWTLTKEDFGTTSAGDILSDPDFGKMFKDKRDLTSVPESPYVEAYINSKYLIINTDTGKVVYNSSKESFWVTQSDFIPETNEYLLTLKKDGDMAIALLDMTTGELKWNTTVDKAKSLFSFSLKATINKAKINGNVVYYLLYGKLYSFDRNSGKLNWKADEEYTRFFETQNDKNIVVVNSAGIFSTKEYLNVLSTETGKSIWKESIKTKRVVYLEDWGTKLLIAHYSGFNFYDLKTGEKIWKKDARGDGLKRVIPIEQDFLYVAENEMMLINKDGEKLWKKFIEISDDKEDPIYYLGKVGDKVMYLTGTYGNMVDYKSGKKLWKRNIQFDKNRPVLPTFDELTNSYLVYNDEKLYKFDPSISDKPEPFAKVNIKKEKELNNIELFPWGVVLSGPVELMGVNMDGTIKYHHIYTQPGEGTRRLLKSAAIAGSIGLGVGSAVSAVQASELTMTYRDSDGNMRSAVIKEEDKSKMNQAKNMAGASAALGIVAAKFNSRFNAMKQNRDFSYIFAKADSGEKILVKVSKAEGVEVDKIIFNNTKPVYEVDPATQNIFYVSDKSIQIFNKK encoded by the coding sequence ATGAGGAAAATTACTTTTTCGATTCTTTTACTTTTACTTGTGAGTGTATCTGCTTTCTCACAAAGAAAATATGATGAAATCATCAAAACAGAAAATAGTGTACAGGACATGGTACAAAACGAAATTACAGGTATCGTTGTTTTTAAAGAAGGAGGTACTGTAAAAGGATTGGATCCAGAAACGAAGCAAATAGTTTGGACTTTGACCAAAGAAGATTTTGGGACAACTTCTGCAGGTGACATTTTGAGTGATCCAGATTTTGGTAAAATGTTTAAAGATAAAAGGGATCTAACAAGTGTTCCAGAAAGCCCTTATGTAGAGGCTTATATTAATTCAAAGTATTTAATCATTAATACTGATACTGGTAAAGTTGTGTACAACTCTTCTAAAGAATCTTTTTGGGTTACTCAATCAGATTTTATTCCAGAAACAAATGAATATTTGCTTACTCTGAAAAAAGATGGTGATATGGCTATTGCTTTATTAGATATGACAACTGGAGAGTTAAAATGGAATACAACTGTAGATAAAGCAAAGTCTTTGTTTAGTTTTTCTCTTAAGGCTACTATAAATAAAGCTAAGATAAACGGAAATGTAGTTTATTATTTATTGTATGGAAAATTGTATTCTTTTGATAGAAATTCAGGAAAATTAAACTGGAAAGCAGATGAAGAATATACTAGATTTTTTGAAACACAAAATGATAAAAATATAGTTGTAGTTAATAGCGCTGGAATTTTTTCAACGAAAGAGTATTTAAATGTTTTGAGTACAGAAACGGGAAAAAGTATCTGGAAAGAATCTATTAAAACAAAACGTGTTGTTTATTTAGAAGATTGGGGAACAAAATTATTAATAGCGCATTATAGCGGATTTAACTTTTACGACTTAAAAACAGGAGAGAAAATCTGGAAAAAAGATGCTCGTGGTGATGGATTGAAAAGAGTAATTCCAATTGAGCAAGATTTTTTATATGTTGCAGAGAATGAAATGATGTTGATTAATAAAGATGGAGAAAAGCTTTGGAAAAAATTTATTGAGATTTCAGACGATAAAGAAGATCCAATTTATTATTTAGGTAAAGTGGGTGATAAAGTAATGTATTTAACGGGTACTTACGGAAATATGGTAGATTATAAATCGGGAAAAAAATTATGGAAACGTAATATTCAATTTGATAAAAATCGTCCAGTTTTACCAACCTTTGATGAATTAACAAATTCATATTTAGTTTACAACGATGAAAAGCTATATAAGTTTGATCCAAGTATTAGTGATAAACCAGAGCCTTTTGCTAAAGTAAATATCAAAAAAGAAAAAGAATTAAACAATATCGAATTGTTTCCTTGGGGAGTTGTACTTTCTGGGCCAGTTGAGCTAATGGGAGTTAATATGGATGGAACAATAAAATACCACCATATATACACACAACCAGGTGAAGGAACAAGACGTTTACTTAAAAGCGCTGCAATTGCAGGAAGCATAGGTTTAGGAGTTGGCTCAGCAGTTAGTGCTGTACAAGCTTCTGAGTTAACAATGACATATCGTGATTCTGACGGAAATATGAGATCTGCTGTTATTAAAGAAGAAGATAAATCAAAAATGAATCAGGCTAAGAATATGGCAGGAGCTTCAGCTGCTCTTGGTATTGTAGCTGCTAAATTTAATTCTCGTTTTAATGCGATGAAACAAAACAGAGATTTTTCTTATATTTTTGCAAAAGCAGATAGTGGAGAAAAGATTCTTGTAAAAGTTAGTAAAGCTGAAGGTGTTGAAGTTGATAAAATTATTTTCAATAACACAAAACCAGTTTATGAAGTAGATCCTGCAACACAGAATATTTTTTATGTGTCAGATAAATCAATTCAAATTTTCAATAAAAAATAA
- the recO gene encoding DNA repair protein RecO, protein MQVKTKAIVISAIKFQEKSLIAKCFTLSHGLKTYFVRDAFSARKASQKIAYFQPLTILEIEAVHKNKGTLENFKEIKIGIPFQTIHTDIVKSTIVMFLSEILHYSIQEEEKNESLFIFLETALFWLDQHDEITNFHLILMLETTKYLGFYPDVSDADLPFFEMNEGVFTLFHGLSALTEHETNLLKKLIDLKFDNDQKVFHVVERQLLLKILIDYYSFHLDGFKRPKSLEVLKEIFS, encoded by the coding sequence TTGCAAGTAAAAACTAAGGCAATTGTTATTTCGGCTATAAAATTTCAGGAAAAAAGCTTGATTGCTAAGTGCTTTACGCTTTCTCATGGGCTGAAAACTTATTTTGTCAGAGACGCTTTTTCTGCTCGGAAAGCTAGCCAAAAAATTGCCTACTTCCAGCCACTAACTATTCTTGAGATTGAAGCTGTACATAAAAACAAAGGAACATTAGAGAATTTTAAGGAAATAAAAATTGGAATCCCCTTCCAAACCATTCATACCGATATTGTCAAAAGTACGATTGTAATGTTTCTTTCAGAGATTTTACATTATTCTATTCAAGAAGAGGAGAAGAATGAGTCTTTATTTATTTTTTTGGAAACAGCTTTGTTTTGGCTTGATCAACATGATGAAATCACCAATTTTCATTTGATTTTAATGTTGGAGACTACTAAATATCTAGGTTTCTATCCTGATGTTTCGGATGCGGACTTGCCGTTTTTTGAAATGAACGAAGGAGTGTTTACCCTTTTTCATGGACTGAGCGCGTTAACTGAGCATGAAACAAACTTGTTAAAGAAGCTTATTGACTTAAAGTTTGATAACGATCAAAAAGTTTTTCATGTAGTTGAACGACAATTGCTTTTGAAAATTTTAATAGACTATTATAGCTTCCATTTAGACGGCTTTAAAAGGCCAAAATCACTAGAAGTTTTGAAAGAAATATTTTCTTAA
- a CDS encoding cystathionine gamma-synthase, whose amino-acid sequence MKFNTKVIHGGQHHDPSTGAVMPPVYQTSTFIQTSPGQPLGDYEYSRASNPTRTALENALASIENGTRGLAFSSGLAATDCILRSFKAGDEIIAMDDLYGGTYRMFTRIYKDSGIKFHFVDMNDIAKFKSLINENTKLVWVETPTNPLMKLADIQEIAKITKEKKILFAVDNTFATPYLQKPLDLGADIVMHSATKYLGGHSDVIAGALIVKDEALGDQLHFQQFATGATLGPMDSFLVLRGIKTLHLRVQRHCENGEKVVEFLSNHPKIATVYYPGLPSHPFHEIAKKQMKAFGGMVSFTFVSGKKEDSIDFLEKLKVFTLAESLGGVESLANHPALMTHASIPADKRKEVGITDDLVRLSVGIEDAEDLIADLKQALE is encoded by the coding sequence ATGAAATTCAATACAAAAGTTATACATGGTGGACAGCATCATGATCCAAGTACAGGAGCAGTAATGCCTCCAGTATATCAAACATCGACATTTATTCAAACAAGCCCAGGACAGCCTTTAGGAGATTATGAGTATAGTAGAGCTTCAAATCCTACTAGAACAGCTCTTGAAAATGCTTTGGCTAGTATTGAAAATGGAACACGTGGATTGGCTTTTTCATCAGGATTGGCTGCCACTGATTGTATTTTACGTTCATTTAAAGCAGGTGATGAAATCATTGCTATGGATGACTTATACGGAGGGACATATCGTATGTTTACTCGTATTTATAAAGATTCAGGAATAAAATTCCATTTTGTAGATATGAATGATATCGCAAAATTTAAGTCTTTGATAAACGAAAATACAAAGTTGGTTTGGGTAGAAACTCCAACTAACCCATTAATGAAGTTGGCAGACATTCAAGAGATTGCTAAAATCACTAAAGAGAAAAAAATATTGTTTGCAGTAGATAATACTTTTGCAACACCATATTTACAAAAACCTCTTGATTTAGGAGCAGATATTGTAATGCATTCTGCAACTAAATATTTAGGAGGACATTCAGATGTTATTGCAGGAGCTTTAATTGTAAAAGATGAGGCTTTGGGAGATCAATTGCATTTTCAGCAATTTGCTACTGGTGCAACTCTAGGCCCAATGGATAGTTTCTTGGTTTTGAGAGGAATTAAAACACTTCATTTACGTGTGCAAAGACATTGTGAAAATGGAGAAAAAGTGGTTGAATTTTTAAGCAATCATCCTAAAATAGCTACTGTTTATTATCCAGGTTTACCTAGTCATCCGTTTCATGAAATTGCCAAAAAGCAAATGAAAGCTTTCGGAGGAATGGTTTCTTTTACTTTTGTTTCGGGTAAAAAAGAAGATTCGATTGACTTTTTAGAAAAATTAAAAGTATTTACTTTGGCCGAATCGCTAGGAGGTGTAGAGTCTTTAGCAAATCATCCTGCTTTAATGACACATGCTTCGATTCCGGCAGATAAGAGAAAAGAAGTTGGAATTACGGATGATTTAGTTCGATTAAGTGTTGGTATAGAAGATGCAGAAGATTTAATTGCGGATTTGAAACAAGCTTTAGAATAA
- a CDS encoding T9SS type A sorting domain-containing protein — MEKKFLYVLILLLMQFGFAQNKLLWQGYFSYNHIKDVSDSPVAIYAATDNALFSKNTATNIVKTVNTVDGLSGQTISSLYHSELFRRTLIGYENGLMTVINEADGSIVKVVDIINKQLPSNLKRINHFAEYDGMVYVSCDFGIVQFNLKTLQFGDTYFIGDIGAQINVRQAAIYDGFIYAATNNGIRRASITNANLVDYSQWAVVAGGDWSSVEANDTKLTAINTSGYVNNYDPSQSTFVGFTSLPLPAKDMRAKNHNLFITTANTVYVYNNQMVLQRQINNSDVSTIALSFTCATAIGDNIYIGTDENGLFVSTLSGASVFENTMPIGPSRNDIFAIDVTPNVLWAVYGNYNSSYNPYPLDSYGVSKFSTTGWLNIPYEKVLQAKSMTRVIVNPNNENQVYASSFFSGLLKIENDTPSILYNQSNSGLETLTFLGPGYIDVRINGTAFDKSGNLWVTNSLIKNGLKVLRTNGQWQTFSVSTALIKAEDTSFSTMVIDNNSTKWIGTNRDGIIGFNESTNTVKKITEGIDSGNLPSIDVRAVAADAKNQLWIGTTKGLRVLSNVNNFRTENQLKANPIIIMDDGLAQELLYEQFITTIVVDGANNKWIGTADSGVFFVSPNGQETKYHFTINNSPLPSNQINDISINSATGEVFIATNKGMISYKGIATQANENLNNVYVYPNPVRPEFYGTVKIAGLLDKANIKITDIEGNLVYETTSEGGTIEWDTTAFGKHKVASGVYMIIVSAEDGGETKVKKVMIIR; from the coding sequence ATGGAAAAAAAGTTTCTTTACGTTTTGATTTTGTTGCTAATGCAATTTGGTTTTGCACAAAATAAACTCTTATGGCAAGGGTATTTTTCATATAACCATATTAAAGATGTTTCTGATTCGCCTGTAGCAATTTATGCAGCTACAGATAATGCATTGTTTTCTAAAAATACTGCAACTAATATTGTCAAGACTGTAAATACTGTAGATGGTCTTTCTGGGCAAACTATTTCATCCTTATATCATAGTGAGTTATTTCGTAGAACCCTTATTGGATACGAAAATGGATTGATGACCGTTATAAACGAAGCTGACGGAAGTATTGTAAAAGTGGTTGATATTATTAACAAACAGCTTCCATCCAATCTTAAAAGAATTAATCATTTTGCGGAATATGATGGAATGGTTTATGTCTCATGTGATTTTGGAATTGTTCAGTTTAATTTAAAGACTTTACAATTTGGAGATACTTATTTTATTGGAGATATCGGAGCTCAGATTAATGTGAGGCAAGCTGCAATCTATGACGGATTTATTTACGCAGCTACTAACAATGGTATTAGGAGAGCTAGTATTACAAATGCTAATTTAGTTGATTATAGCCAGTGGGCTGTTGTTGCTGGAGGAGATTGGTCTAGTGTTGAAGCGAACGATACAAAGCTAACGGCAATCAATACTTCGGGCTATGTTAATAATTATGATCCAAGTCAAAGTACTTTTGTTGGTTTTACGTCACTTCCATTGCCAGCTAAAGATATGAGGGCTAAAAATCATAATTTATTTATAACCACTGCAAATACGGTTTACGTATATAACAATCAAATGGTTTTGCAACGCCAAATAAATAATAGTGATGTTTCAACAATAGCGTTAAGCTTTACCTGTGCAACTGCAATAGGAGATAATATATATATTGGTACAGATGAAAACGGGCTTTTTGTTTCAACACTTTCTGGAGCTTCAGTTTTTGAGAATACAATGCCGATAGGTCCATCGCGAAATGATATTTTCGCTATAGACGTTACGCCAAATGTATTATGGGCTGTTTATGGGAATTATAATTCATCTTATAACCCATATCCTTTAGATAGTTATGGCGTTAGTAAGTTCAGTACTACAGGCTGGTTGAATATACCATACGAAAAAGTGCTTCAAGCCAAATCAATGACAAGAGTTATTGTTAATCCTAATAATGAGAATCAAGTGTATGCAAGTTCATTCTTTTCGGGATTATTAAAAATAGAAAATGATACACCTTCAATTTTATACAATCAATCAAATAGTGGGTTGGAGACTCTTACTTTCTTAGGGCCTGGTTATATAGATGTTCGAATAAATGGAACTGCTTTTGATAAGTCGGGAAATTTATGGGTAACCAATAGTTTAATAAAAAATGGATTAAAGGTTTTAAGAACTAATGGGCAGTGGCAAACCTTTTCTGTAAGCACAGCTCTTATTAAGGCTGAAGACACAAGTTTTAGTACTATGGTTATTGATAATAATAGTACAAAATGGATTGGTACAAATAGAGATGGTATAATTGGCTTTAACGAAAGTACAAATACGGTCAAAAAAATTACTGAAGGGATAGATAGTGGTAATTTACCATCAATAGATGTAAGAGCTGTTGCTGCAGATGCTAAAAATCAGCTTTGGATTGGTACTACAAAAGGACTGCGTGTTTTGAGTAATGTAAATAACTTTCGTACAGAGAATCAATTAAAAGCCAATCCGATAATTATTATGGATGATGGTTTGGCTCAGGAATTACTTTATGAGCAATTCATTACTACAATTGTTGTTGATGGGGCTAATAATAAATGGATTGGGACTGCAGATTCAGGGGTGTTTTTTGTTTCGCCGAATGGTCAAGAAACTAAGTATCATTTTACTATAAATAACTCTCCATTACCAAGTAATCAGATCAATGACATTAGTATAAATAGTGCTACAGGAGAAGTTTTTATAGCAACAAATAAAGGGATGATTTCATATAAAGGAATTGCTACCCAAGCTAATGAGAATTTGAACAATGTATATGTGTATCCAAACCCTGTTCGTCCCGAGTTTTATGGAACTGTAAAAATTGCTGGATTACTTGATAAGGCCAACATAAAAATTACGGATATAGAAGGTAATTTGGTGTATGAAACAACTTCAGAAGGAGGAACAATAGAATGGGATACGACTGCTTTCGGAAAACACAAAGTAGCTTCTGGAGTGTATATGATTATTGTTTCGGCAGAAGATGGAGGAGAAACTAAAGTAAAGAAAGTAATGATTATTAGGTAA
- the gdhA gene encoding NADP-specific glutamate dehydrogenase translates to MKQKINEFMALVESKNPNEPEFIQAVREFAETVIPFIAEQKKYDGKNLLLRIAEPERSIIFRVPWVDDKGEIIVNRGFRIQMNSAIGPYKGGIRFHHTVNLSVLKFLAFEQVFKNSLTTLPMGGGKGGSDFDPEGKSDGEIMRFCQSFMTELCRHIGPDLDVPAGDIGVGAREIGYLFGQYKRIKNEFTGVLTGKGIAYGGSLIRPEATGYGVVYFTDQMLRTIGHEIKGKRVAISGFGNVAWGVALKINELGGKLVTISGPDGYIYDEEGISGEKIEHMVEMRASGNNRAEMYVKKYPNAQFHKGKSPWEVKVDIAIPCATQNELNEEDAKKLIANGVLCVTEAANMPCTLDAIKQFVGKKVLFAPGKAANAGGVAASGLEMTQNSIRLNWTSEEVDLRLKDIMVGIHNQCKKYGVGADGYVNYVKGANIAGFVKVADAMLAQGVV, encoded by the coding sequence ATGAAACAAAAAATAAATGAATTTATGGCTCTTGTAGAGTCAAAAAATCCAAACGAACCTGAATTCATTCAAGCAGTTAGAGAATTTGCTGAAACAGTAATTCCATTCATTGCTGAACAAAAAAAATATGATGGGAAGAATTTACTTCTTAGAATTGCAGAGCCAGAACGTTCTATCATCTTTAGAGTTCCGTGGGTTGATGATAAAGGAGAAATTATAGTAAATAGAGGATTCAGAATTCAGATGAATTCAGCAATCGGACCATATAAAGGAGGAATTAGATTTCACCATACAGTAAATTTATCAGTTTTAAAGTTTTTGGCTTTTGAACAAGTTTTCAAAAACAGTTTAACAACACTTCCTATGGGAGGTGGAAAAGGTGGTTCTGATTTTGATCCAGAAGGAAAATCAGATGGTGAGATTATGCGTTTTTGCCAATCATTTATGACAGAATTATGTCGTCATATTGGACCAGATTTAGACGTTCCTGCAGGAGATATTGGAGTAGGAGCTAGAGAAATTGGATACTTATTTGGTCAATACAAAAGAATCAAAAATGAGTTTACAGGAGTTTTAACTGGTAAAGGAATTGCTTATGGTGGTTCATTAATCAGACCAGAAGCTACTGGATACGGTGTGGTATATTTTACGGATCAAATGTTGCGTACTATCGGACATGAGATTAAAGGAAAAAGAGTTGCGATTTCTGGTTTCGGAAACGTTGCTTGGGGAGTAGCTTTGAAGATAAATGAATTAGGTGGAAAATTGGTAACAATTTCTGGGCCTGATGGATATATTTATGATGAAGAGGGAATCTCTGGAGAGAAAATCGAACATATGGTCGAAATGAGAGCTAGTGGAAATAACAGAGCAGAAATGTATGTTAAGAAATATCCAAATGCTCAATTCCATAAAGGAAAAAGCCCATGGGAAGTAAAAGTGGATATTGCTATTCCTTGTGCTACTCAAAATGAATTGAACGAAGAAGATGCTAAGAAATTAATTGCAAATGGAGTTTTATGTGTTACTGAAGCAGCGAATATGCCATGTACACTTGATGCAATAAAACAATTTGTAGGTAAAAAAGTTCTTTTTGCGCCAGGAAAAGCTGCAAACGCAGGTGGGGTTGCTGCATCTGGATTAGAAATGACTCAAAACTCAATTCGTTTAAACTGGACTAGTGAAGAAGTTGATCTTAGACTAAAAGATATAATGGTAGGAATTCATAACCAATGTAAGAAATACGGTGTTGGTGCAGATGGTTACGTAAATTATGTTAAAGGTGCTAATATTGCTGGATTTGTAAAAGTAGCAGATGCTATGCTTGCTCAAGGAGTAGTATAG
- a CDS encoding ATP-binding protein: MINKRLLIKNLLAHNDESSFYDKKRQLNLHSREGKAKFLKHICALSNSNPTNNSYIVVGVEDHDNEIVGDDFFDDSRIQNLVNAFLENPPKIQYENVPFPNLPKDKVVGLVTIKPKRKVSYFKKGIHTIIANSVFIRRGSNSVPVEEGEVEKNYQNTETVIGIENNSRNSIEYTLDGVIDFMNFRHKDMSPKYKVFKELFVICWAGVPNKSRDKTFLSRVDIELINEQIKLFYSAQDVVTITYNEDTFTILEYVPLGLNDKTSYYPLEQQTIHFFDNGYYKIDREILFQPPEFNRKMLFHIYNSNIALLAKLQKGQVLSNREMLDLENLPSTFMICYLNGFEDAKQKLIDAKLLLKPFTQVYLSFKEALRILRKMKYDVVQ; this comes from the coding sequence ATGATTAATAAGCGCCTTTTAATAAAAAATTTGCTCGCACATAATGATGAGAGTAGTTTTTATGATAAAAAAAGGCAATTGAATTTGCATTCTCGTGAAGGGAAAGCTAAGTTTTTAAAACACATTTGTGCGTTATCCAATTCTAATCCAACGAATAATTCTTATATAGTTGTAGGGGTTGAGGATCATGATAATGAGATTGTAGGGGATGATTTTTTTGACGATAGTAGAATTCAGAATCTAGTCAATGCTTTTCTTGAAAATCCACCAAAAATTCAATATGAAAATGTACCTTTTCCGAATCTTCCAAAGGATAAGGTAGTAGGATTAGTTACAATTAAACCTAAAAGAAAAGTATCTTATTTTAAAAAAGGAATTCATACCATTATTGCCAATAGCGTTTTTATTAGGCGAGGAAGTAATTCGGTTCCAGTTGAAGAAGGAGAAGTTGAGAAAAATTATCAGAATACTGAGACGGTAATCGGAATCGAAAATAATTCACGCAATAGTATAGAGTATACGTTAGACGGTGTAATTGATTTTATGAATTTTCGACATAAAGATATGTCGCCAAAGTATAAAGTTTTCAAAGAGTTATTTGTGATTTGTTGGGCTGGTGTTCCGAATAAATCTCGTGATAAAACATTTTTATCCAGAGTAGATATCGAATTGATAAACGAACAAATCAAGCTGTTTTATTCCGCTCAGGATGTGGTTACCATTACTTATAATGAGGATACTTTTACTATTCTTGAATACGTTCCGTTAGGACTAAATGATAAAACTAGTTATTATCCGTTGGAGCAACAAACTATTCATTTTTTTGATAACGGTTATTATAAAATTGATAGAGAAATACTTTTTCAGCCACCGGAGTTTAATAGAAAAATGCTGTTTCATATATATAATTCCAATATCGCATTACTAGCCAAATTACAAAAAGGACAGGTCTTGTCTAATCGAGAAATGTTAGACTTAGAGAATTTGCCTTCTACTTTTATGATTTGTTATCTCAATGGTTTTGAAGATGCTAAGCAAAAATTAATTGATGCAAAGCTACTTTTAAAGCCTTTTACACAGGTTTATCTATCTTTTAAAGAAGCTTTACGAATCTTGCGAAAGATGAAATATGATGTAGTGCAGTAA
- a CDS encoding DUF3298 and DUF4163 domain-containing protein: MRHYTFLLVTFFVLTSCTRELSFKEQTFEKKSTLPCKSNCPQISLKIPIAQNAPIAADSINKKVFSVLKEIVYFGEKPFESTDYNNLTTSFIDSYEEMHKKFPDDKFGWEAKIEGNVEYQSDSILNIKINHYTFTGGAHGYQGYRSLLFNPKTGKTITNNQLFVNEKDFKTFAEKQFRAKYKIPATGSINATGLMFENEKFNLPLNIFYTKEGLLLYYNSYEVASYADGPKELLLPYEKVSSYLAFK, from the coding sequence ATGAGACATTATACTTTTTTACTCGTAACCTTTTTTGTTTTAACAAGTTGCACTAGAGAACTTTCGTTTAAAGAACAAACGTTTGAAAAGAAATCGACTTTACCTTGTAAAAGCAATTGTCCACAAATTAGCTTAAAAATTCCAATTGCTCAAAATGCTCCAATCGCAGCAGATAGTATTAATAAAAAAGTGTTTTCTGTTTTAAAAGAAATCGTTTATTTTGGAGAAAAACCTTTTGAATCCACTGACTACAATAACTTAACAACTTCCTTTATTGACTCTTATGAAGAGATGCATAAAAAATTCCCTGATGACAAATTCGGCTGGGAAGCCAAAATTGAAGGCAATGTAGAGTACCAGTCAGATAGTATCTTAAACATAAAAATTAATCACTACACCTTTACTGGTGGCGCTCATGGCTACCAAGGATACCGTTCTTTATTATTTAATCCAAAAACAGGAAAAACAATTACAAATAACCAATTATTTGTAAACGAAAAAGATTTTAAAACTTTTGCAGAAAAACAATTCAGAGCAAAATATAAAATTCCTGCTACCGGAAGTATTAATGCGACTGGCTTAATGTTTGAAAATGAAAAATTCAATCTGCCTTTAAATATTTTTTACACAAAAGAAGGACTATTACTTTATTACAATTCTTATGAAGTCGCTTCGTATGCTGATGGTCCAAAAGAATTACTATTACCTTATGAAAAAGTTAGTAGCTACTTGGCTTTTAAATAA